One genomic window of Ruminococcus gauvreauii includes the following:
- the xseB gene encoding exodeoxyribonuclease VII small subunit, with product MQEKDKTERTLEESFEILDDIVAKLESGKLSLEDSFGMYQSGMELLKECSRKVDLVEKKVLQMDAEGELREF from the coding sequence ATGCAGGAAAAGGACAAAACAGAGAGGACTCTGGAGGAGTCATTTGAGATATTGGATGATATTGTAGCAAAGCTGGAATCGGGGAAGCTGTCACTTGAAGATTCTTTTGGCATGTACCAGTCAGGTATGGAACTGCTGAAGGAATGCAGCAGGAAGGTGGACCTCGTAGAGAAAAAGGTACTGCAGATGGATGCAGAGGGTGAACTTCGTGAATTTTAA
- the xseA gene encoding exodeoxyribonuclease VII large subunit: MGQSIYSVKQVNTYIKNMFTQDFLLSRIAVRGEVSNCKYHTSGHIYFSLKDENAAIACVMFAGQRKGLAFRMKDGDQVVVKGSVNVYERDGRYQVYAQEISLEGAGILYERFLALKKELEEMGMFAPDYKQSIPTGIRTLGVVTAPTGAAIRDILSVAKRRNPGISIILYPALVQGEGAKESIVQGIRAMDALGVDTLIVGRGGGSIEDLWAFNEEDVARAIFECTVPVISAVGHETDVTIADYVADMRAPTPSAAAELAVDDVRAVIARMMEYQKRLNLNMTGRITLTKQRLLRLKTQFGYLSPRQQIIEKRQFLADAEDKLHRAMEQQILEKRHLLQLYIQKMKGLSPLDKLNQGFSYVENQEGRAVTSVSQTQTGDELKIYVSDGLIRADVTEITEDRVNAGKGQNREDSGGVI; encoded by the coding sequence ATGGGACAGAGTATTTATTCTGTAAAGCAGGTCAATACTTATATTAAAAACATGTTTACCCAGGACTTTCTGCTGTCCAGGATAGCAGTCCGGGGAGAAGTCAGTAATTGTAAATATCACACCTCGGGCCATATCTATTTTTCTCTGAAGGATGAAAATGCTGCAATTGCCTGTGTGATGTTTGCAGGACAGCGTAAGGGTCTGGCATTCCGCATGAAAGACGGCGATCAGGTCGTGGTAAAGGGCAGCGTCAATGTCTATGAGCGCGACGGCAGATATCAGGTGTATGCGCAGGAAATTTCACTGGAGGGAGCGGGGATTCTGTATGAGAGGTTTCTTGCCCTGAAAAAAGAACTGGAAGAGATGGGGATGTTTGCACCGGATTACAAGCAGTCGATTCCGACCGGCATACGGACGCTGGGAGTGGTCACCGCACCGACCGGAGCGGCGATTCGCGATATTTTAAGCGTTGCGAAGCGCAGAAATCCCGGGATTTCCATTATCCTGTATCCGGCGCTGGTACAGGGGGAAGGCGCTAAGGAGAGCATCGTGCAGGGAATACGGGCAATGGATGCTTTGGGCGTGGACACTCTGATCGTCGGAAGAGGCGGGGGATCCATAGAGGATCTCTGGGCATTTAACGAGGAGGATGTGGCGAGAGCCATCTTTGAATGCACTGTTCCTGTGATCTCTGCGGTGGGTCATGAAACGGATGTTACGATCGCAGATTATGTGGCTGATATGCGTGCACCGACTCCGTCTGCTGCAGCCGAACTCGCAGTCGACGATGTGCGTGCAGTGATCGCCCGTATGATGGAGTATCAAAAGCGCCTGAACCTTAATATGACAGGAAGAATCACACTAACGAAACAGCGCCTGCTCAGGCTGAAGACGCAGTTTGGTTATCTGAGCCCCCGCCAGCAGATCATTGAGAAACGTCAGTTCCTGGCGGATGCGGAGGATAAGCTGCACCGGGCGATGGAACAGCAGATTCTGGAAAAACGCCATCTTCTGCAGCTGTATATTCAGAAGATGAAGGGGTTGTCTCCGCTTGATAAACTGAATCAGGGTTTCTCCTACGTGGAAAACCAGGAGGGGAGAGCAGTGACCAGTGTATCGCAGACACAAACAGGAGACGAGCTTAAGATTTATGTCAGCGACGGATTGATCCGGGCAGATGTGACAGAGATAACGGAGGACAGAGTAAATGCAGGAAAAGGACAAAACAGAGAGGACTCTGGAGGAGTCATTTGA
- the nusB gene encoding transcription antitermination factor NusB, whose amino-acid sequence MGRRELRENIFKLLFLSAFNQEDEMPRQLELYFDNLEDLQEKDQIYMEDKFRLIMGKLGEIDGLLNEKSSGWKTTRMSKVDLTILRLAVYEIRFDEDVPTGVAINEAVELAKRFGQDESASFVNGILGAVAQE is encoded by the coding sequence ATGGGACGAAGAGAACTGCGGGAAAATATTTTTAAGCTGCTTTTTTTAAGCGCGTTTAACCAGGAAGATGAGATGCCCCGCCAACTGGAACTGTACTTTGACAATCTTGAAGATTTGCAAGAAAAAGATCAGATATATATGGAAGATAAGTTTCGTCTGATCATGGGAAAACTGGGAGAAATCGACGGGCTGCTGAATGAAAAATCATCCGGCTGGAAAACTACCAGAATGAGTAAAGTAGATCTGACAATTCTCAGGCTTGCCGTGTACGAGATCAGGTTTGATGAAGATGTTCCGACCGGAGTTGCCATCAATGAGGCGGTTGAACTGGCAAAACGTTTCGGGCAGGATGAGTCAGCATCATTTGTGAACGGTATTCTGGGAGCCGTCGCGCAGGAGTAG
- a CDS encoding Asp23/Gls24 family envelope stress response protein: protein MAENKNESRDAYTIYDDKTIGTVQIADEVVAIIAGLAATEVEGVNSMAGNITNELVGKLGMKNLSKGVKVNVSDGIVRVDLNLNIKYGYGIPEVCRKVQDKVKSAIENMTGLSVSDINIGIAGVNLENIE from the coding sequence ATGGCAGAAAATAAAAATGAAAGCAGAGATGCTTATACGATTTACGATGACAAAACGATTGGAACGGTTCAGATTGCAGATGAGGTGGTAGCGATCATTGCCGGATTGGCGGCTACGGAAGTAGAAGGCGTCAATTCCATGGCCGGGAATATAACGAATGAACTTGTGGGAAAACTCGGCATGAAGAATCTGTCGAAGGGTGTGAAAGTCAATGTGTCGGACGGAATTGTCCGTGTCGACCTGAACCTGAATATTAAATACGGTTACGGGATTCCGGAAGTCTGCCGCAAAGTGCAGGACAAGGTAAAATCCGCTATTGAAAATATGACAGGACTTAGCGTATCGGATATTAATATTGGCATTGCAGGCGTGAACCTTGAAAATATAGAATGA
- a CDS encoding peptide chain release factor 3, with amino-acid sequence MADYTKEIEKRRTFAIISHPDAGKTTLTEKFLLYGGAINLAGSVKGKATARHAVSDWMEIEKERGISVTSSVLQFNYDGYCINILDTPGHQDFSEDTYRTLMAADSAVMVIDGSKGVEAQTRKLFKVCVMRHIPIFTFINKMDRDANDTFDLLDEIEKELGIATCPINWPIGSGKSFKGVYDRDTKKVLTFSDTMKGTREGTEEEVAVDDPHLSDILDPGQKDQLLEEIELLDGASAEFDMEKVSRGELSPVFFGSALTNFGVETFLRHFLQMTTSPLPRRADMGIVDPMKEPFSAFVFKIQANMNKAHRDRIAFMRICSGKFEASEEVCHVQGDRKMRLSQPQQMMAQDRHVVEEAYAGDIIGVFDPGIFSIGDTVCSPGKRFAFEGIPTFAPEHFARVRQVDTMKRKQFIKGINQIAQEGAIQIFQEFNTGMEEIIVGVVGVLQFDVLKYRLENEYKVDIRLETLPYEHIRWIENKEEIDLAKLVGTSDMKKVRDLKGNPLLLFVNAWSVGMTLDRNENLKLSEFGKN; translated from the coding sequence GTGGCTGATTATACGAAAGAAATAGAAAAAAGGCGGACGTTTGCCATTATTTCCCATCCGGATGCGGGAAAGACGACGCTGACAGAAAAATTCCTGCTCTACGGAGGAGCGATCAACCTGGCAGGATCCGTGAAGGGGAAGGCGACGGCGCGACACGCTGTGTCCGACTGGATGGAGATAGAAAAAGAGCGTGGAATTTCGGTGACATCTTCCGTGCTGCAGTTTAATTATGACGGATACTGCATCAATATTCTGGATACGCCGGGGCATCAGGATTTCTCAGAGGATACTTACAGAACGTTAATGGCTGCAGATTCCGCCGTAATGGTCATCGATGGTTCCAAGGGGGTTGAGGCACAGACCAGAAAACTGTTTAAAGTCTGTGTCATGCGGCACATTCCGATTTTTACATTTATCAATAAAATGGATCGTGATGCGAACGATACCTTCGACCTGCTGGATGAGATCGAAAAAGAACTTGGGATCGCAACCTGTCCGATCAACTGGCCGATCGGATCAGGAAAATCTTTCAAAGGAGTCTACGACCGTGATACGAAGAAGGTGCTGACTTTCTCCGATACCATGAAGGGGACGAGAGAAGGCACGGAGGAGGAAGTTGCAGTGGATGATCCTCATCTTTCTGATATACTGGATCCGGGGCAGAAGGATCAGCTGCTGGAAGAGATTGAACTGCTGGACGGAGCCAGTGCCGAATTTGATATGGAAAAAGTGAGCAGGGGCGAACTCTCTCCGGTATTTTTCGGATCGGCACTTACAAACTTCGGTGTAGAGACATTCCTGCGGCATTTTCTGCAGATGACTACCTCGCCGCTTCCCCGAAGGGCGGACATGGGGATTGTAGATCCGATGAAGGAGCCGTTTTCAGCGTTTGTCTTTAAAATACAGGCAAATATGAATAAGGCGCACCGTGACAGGATCGCGTTTATGCGAATCTGCTCCGGGAAGTTTGAAGCATCTGAGGAAGTCTGTCATGTTCAGGGAGACAGGAAGATGCGTCTGTCTCAGCCTCAGCAGATGATGGCTCAGGACCGCCATGTGGTGGAGGAGGCGTATGCAGGGGATATCATCGGTGTATTTGATCCCGGTATTTTCTCAATCGGCGATACCGTATGCAGCCCGGGCAAACGGTTTGCTTTTGAAGGAATTCCGACATTTGCGCCCGAGCATTTTGCCAGAGTCCGTCAGGTGGATACGATGAAGAGAAAGCAGTTCATCAAGGGCATCAATCAGATCGCACAGGAAGGTGCAATTCAGATTTTCCAGGAGTTTAATACGGGAATGGAAGAAATCATCGTCGGCGTGGTCGGAGTACTGCAGTTTGATGTTCTAAAGTACCGTCTGGAGAATGAATATAAAGTGGATATCCGTCTCGAAACTCTGCCGTATGAACATATCAGATGGATTGAGAACAAAGAAGAAATTGATCTGGCAAAACTCGTCGGAACCTCGGACATGAAAAAAGTCAGAGATTTAAAAGGGAATCCCCTGCTGCTGTTTGTCAATGCCTGGAGTGTGGGCATGACGCTGGACAGGAATGAGAATCTGAAACTTTCGGAATTCGGAAAGAATTAA
- a CDS encoding DJ-1/PfpI family protein — MVVNVLLYDSFETMDAFVPVSILGKLPEHFYMNYLSASGGIINSLQDVKVWTEPLEENAGGDILLIPGGKGARRLILQEQDTLRLIKEAAGAAGTVIMVGSGSAVLAQTGALYHRTVAEFASGDNWKRMFTAGIYWTRDTGWISDGKFYSCQRSADASDMILGMIADLIDINDAGRAAEALGLQWSEYDYMGQ; from the coding sequence ATGGTGGTAAATGTTCTGCTGTATGACAGCTTTGAAACAATGGATGCGTTTGTGCCGGTCAGTATTCTGGGAAAACTGCCGGAACATTTTTATATGAATTATCTTTCCGCATCAGGTGGGATTATCAATAGTTTGCAGGATGTTAAGGTGTGGACGGAACCACTGGAGGAAAATGCAGGGGGAGATATTCTGCTGATTCCGGGAGGAAAGGGTGCAAGGCGCCTGATCCTGCAGGAACAGGACACGCTGAGACTCATTAAAGAAGCCGCCGGCGCAGCCGGTACAGTCATAATGGTAGGGAGCGGTTCGGCTGTCCTTGCGCAGACGGGGGCGTTATACCACAGGACGGTTGCAGAGTTCGCCAGCGGTGACAACTGGAAGCGGATGTTTACTGCAGGGATTTACTGGACGCGGGATACCGGGTGGATCTCTGACGGTAAATTTTATTCCTGTCAGAGATCAGCTGATGCGTCTGACATGATACTTGGAATGATCGCGGACCTGATCGATATTAATGATGCGGGAAGAGCGGCGGAAGCACTCGGACTGCAGTGGTCAGAATATGATTATATGGGACAATAA
- a CDS encoding SpoIIIAH-like family protein, with protein MKKKIFKKNQIIITALAVMIAVAGYINYSDSRLKTQSAKSSDNSEKTEETADIGDITEEIESLDYDLTDEIAEAAEKENADADSADVNASDADSEDASAQTPGEAVLTGASTYVAQAKISREQVRSQNKETLLEIINNEELSEEEKQSAVESMVTMTDRIEKEAAAESLLEAKGFENVVVNLNGDTADVMVPTADLESSQLAQIEDAVKRKTGVEPQNIVITPMDETVAE; from the coding sequence TTGAAAAAAAAGATATTCAAAAAAAATCAGATCATTATTACAGCTTTGGCGGTTATGATAGCGGTCGCCGGATATATTAATTATTCGGATTCACGACTGAAAACACAAAGTGCGAAAAGTTCGGACAACAGTGAAAAAACAGAGGAGACAGCCGATATCGGAGATATCACGGAGGAGATCGAAAGTCTTGATTATGATCTGACAGACGAGATCGCGGAGGCGGCTGAGAAAGAAAATGCCGACGCTGATTCTGCAGATGTTAACGCTTCAGATGCCGATTCTGAGGATGCGTCGGCCCAGACACCGGGCGAGGCAGTGCTGACCGGAGCATCTACATACGTGGCGCAGGCTAAGATCAGCCGGGAGCAGGTACGTTCTCAGAATAAGGAAACTCTGCTGGAGATTATTAACAATGAAGAACTGTCCGAGGAGGAAAAACAGTCCGCGGTAGAGAGCATGGTGACGATGACGGACCGCATTGAGAAAGAGGCGGCAGCGGAATCCCTGCTGGAAGCGAAGGGCTTTGAAAATGTAGTTGTCAATCTGAATGGCGATACGGCGGATGTTATGGTGCCGACTGCTGATCTGGAGTCATCACAGCTGGCACAGATTGAAGACGCTGTCAAGAGAAAGACCGGTGTAGAACCGCAGAATATCGTGATCACTCCGATGGATGAGACTGTGGCTGAATAG
- a CDS encoding stage III sporulation protein AF: MTETVYSWMRNLVCYYLVYSIVMNLVPQKQYQMYIKNFMGMLLVVIILTPVLQFFHSERDLQEFFQTEEMKVAWEEARRTEVVFTQESDEYLLYACREEIKGQIKEMLGDYGLYPADIEVTLKQGEMIEVENIHIQAVSQEESGRISVGEIKIDPEHEKQDPAAEEIRKRLADVYQIDAAHISISIG; the protein is encoded by the coding sequence ATGACGGAAACGGTATACAGCTGGATGCGGAATCTGGTGTGCTATTATCTTGTGTATTCGATCGTAATGAACCTTGTACCACAAAAACAGTATCAGATGTATATAAAGAATTTCATGGGGATGCTGCTGGTAGTCATTATCCTGACACCTGTGCTTCAGTTCTTTCATTCAGAGAGAGATCTGCAGGAATTCTTCCAGACTGAGGAGATGAAAGTGGCATGGGAAGAGGCGCGGCGCACCGAGGTGGTGTTCACGCAGGAGAGCGATGAATATCTGCTGTATGCATGCCGTGAGGAGATTAAGGGACAAATCAAGGAGATGCTGGGTGATTACGGTCTGTATCCGGCTGACATAGAGGTAACATTAAAACAGGGGGAGATGATTGAGGTGGAGAATATTCATATACAGGCAGTATCGCAGGAGGAAAGCGGCCGCATTTCAGTCGGAGAGATTAAAATCGACCCGGAACACGAAAAACAGGATCCGGCCGCAGAGGAGATCCGAAAGCGTTTGGCTGATGTATATCAGATAGATGCTGCGCATATAAGTATTAGTATAGGGTGA
- a CDS encoding stage III sporulation protein AE: MKKRKKRRRMLLIVMPGVWLMMMALLSVTCWASAAGSSDDQLTDSEEYEDELLDDMDTRQMQEIMDELLEDSSFSFLDAMKELLKGETPFSLEWFGEILKESLFSEFEQGRSVLGQVLLLAFAGAVLTSFVHIFDNEKMGDICFYLVYLLVFVLLLKAFGQLSDGLHTTLEGIVSFMQALAPSYYIAITAASGVTSATVFYQIILIVIFCVEYLLVNMMIPAIHIYVLLEFINLLTKEEMLSRISELLKSAILWAQKSMLTVIVGMQIIQSLVAPAVDSLKRSVLGKTVSVIPGVGNAVNAVTEIIFGSAVLIRNCFGVTALIVLIVCSIAPVIRLGFNALIYKFIGAVIQPICDSRLVGCFHAMGEGCGLLLKVLFTTQVMFLLTIVILANSLQ, encoded by the coding sequence ATGAAGAAGCGAAAAAAGAGAAGACGTATGCTGCTGATTGTCATGCCCGGGGTCTGGCTTATGATGATGGCGCTGCTTTCGGTCACCTGCTGGGCATCAGCCGCCGGAAGCAGCGATGACCAGCTGACAGACAGTGAAGAATATGAGGATGAACTGCTCGATGACATGGACACCCGGCAGATGCAGGAGATCATGGACGAGCTTTTAGAGGACAGCAGCTTTTCATTTCTGGATGCGATGAAAGAACTGCTGAAGGGAGAAACGCCCTTCAGCCTTGAGTGGTTTGGTGAGATACTCAAGGAGAGTTTGTTTTCGGAGTTCGAGCAGGGCCGCAGTGTGCTGGGACAGGTCCTGCTTCTGGCATTTGCGGGAGCCGTGCTGACAAGTTTTGTGCATATATTTGACAACGAGAAAATGGGGGACATCTGCTTTTATCTCGTCTACCTTCTGGTGTTCGTGCTGCTTTTGAAGGCGTTTGGACAGCTGAGCGATGGTCTGCATACAACGCTTGAGGGAATCGTCAGTTTTATGCAGGCCCTGGCTCCTTCTTACTATATTGCGATCACAGCAGCCTCGGGCGTGACTTCGGCTACAGTTTTTTATCAGATCATATTGATTGTGATATTCTGTGTAGAGTATCTCCTGGTGAACATGATGATACCGGCGATACATATCTACGTACTGCTGGAATTCATAAACCTGCTGACGAAAGAGGAGATGCTCTCCAGAATATCCGAACTGCTGAAATCAGCGATTCTCTGGGCGCAGAAAAGCATGTTGACGGTCATTGTCGGAATGCAGATCATACAGAGCCTGGTAGCGCCCGCTGTTGACTCTCTGAAACGCTCCGTCCTCGGAAAAACCGTCAGTGTGATACCGGGAGTAGGCAATGCGGTCAACGCGGTTACAGAGATTATTTTTGGATCTGCCGTACTCATCCGCAACTGTTTTGGCGTGACTGCCCTGATCGTGTTGATTGTATGTTCGATCGCGCCTGTGATCAGGCTCGGGTTCAATGCACTTATCTATAAGTTTATCGGCGCTGTGATCCAGCCGATCTGTGATTCACGGCTGGTGGGATGCTTTCACGCGATGGGAGAGGGATGCGGACTCCTGCTGAAGGTACTGTTTACAACGCAGGTTATGTTTCTTCTTACCATCGTCATTCTGGCAAACTCGCTGCAGTGA
- a CDS encoding SpoIIIAC/SpoIIIAD family protein, producing the protein MDIIKISILGFSGMILGILLKECKPEYSFYISFACGLCILLLATSKVSYLVESLQKIQSNLPVDASYLNILLKMIGLTYIGQFSSSLCKDAGYGAIASQIEIFCKLSLMVISMPVLLTLLDVIQGFLA; encoded by the coding sequence ATGGATATTATCAAAATTTCTATACTGGGGTTTTCCGGAATGATTCTCGGAATCCTTCTGAAAGAGTGTAAACCGGAATATTCTTTTTATATCAGTTTCGCATGCGGCCTGTGCATCCTGCTGCTTGCGACCTCCAAGGTGTCCTATCTGGTGGAGTCTCTGCAGAAGATTCAGAGTAATCTTCCGGTAGATGCTTCTTATCTCAATATACTTCTGAAAATGATCGGGCTTACGTATATCGGCCAGTTTTCATCCAGCCTCTGCAAGGACGCCGGGTACGGCGCGATCGCATCACAGATTGAAATTTTCTGCAAATTATCACTCATGGTGATCTCCATGCCGGTTCTGCTGACGCTCCTGGATGTGATTCAGGGATTCCTGGCATGA
- the spoIIIAC gene encoding stage III sporulation protein AC, with protein MEVSIIFKIGAVGILVSVLSQVLKHSGRDEQAFLTSLAGLIIVLFWIIPYINELFDSVRQLFSL; from the coding sequence GTGGAAGTCAGTATTATTTTTAAGATCGGAGCAGTGGGGATACTTGTATCTGTGCTGAGCCAGGTGCTGAAACACAGCGGAAGGGACGAGCAGGCATTTTTGACTAGTCTGGCAGGATTGATTATCGTGTTGTTCTGGATCATTCCCTATATTAATGAGCTGTTTGACAGCGTCCGTCAATTGTTTTCACTGTAG
- a CDS encoding stage III sporulation protein AB, which translates to MIKMIGIAAVVFSCCSLGLLKSADMKKRLLQLREWQRLVMLLEHEITFNVTLPEAIRTVGSRAKEPFAGFLKSLCEQLDSYTGRSFSEIFVREATKHLEGSSLQSSDIRELCQLADMMGNASKQMQKQILEHYLEELALVIHNLQAQLPEKQRLFRSLGILGGAFLGILLL; encoded by the coding sequence ATGATAAAAATGATAGGTATTGCTGCTGTTGTTTTTTCATGCTGCAGCCTGGGGCTCTTAAAAAGTGCCGACATGAAAAAGCGGCTGCTGCAGCTTCGGGAGTGGCAGCGTCTCGTGATGCTGCTGGAGCATGAGATCACATTCAATGTGACGCTGCCTGAGGCGATACGAACGGTCGGCAGCCGGGCGAAAGAACCGTTTGCCGGGTTTCTGAAGAGTCTGTGTGAACAGCTGGATTCTTATACGGGACGTTCTTTTTCGGAAATCTTCGTCCGGGAGGCGACAAAACATCTGGAAGGCAGCAGCCTGCAATCCTCTGATATCCGTGAATTGTGTCAGCTGGCAGATATGATGGGAAACGCCTCAAAGCAGATGCAGAAACAGATCCTGGAACATTACCTGGAAGAGCTTGCGCTTGTGATTCATAATCTGCAGGCTCAGCTGCCGGAAAAACAGAGGCTGTTTCGGAGTCTTGGGATTCTGGGCGGGGCATTTCTCGGTATTCTATTGCTTTGA
- the spoIIIAA gene encoding stage III sporulation protein AA, whose protein sequence is MRRDEVLKLFSGEIRSVLGKIELKFELLQEIRLRIHAPLAINYCDTEYFIGRDGALCGSVEQAYRVTSQDVKETMEYVSGYSLYAYEEEIRQGYLTIQGGHRVGIAGKTVVDGNKVKSIKYISFINIRFSHQIKGCATEVLPYVSDKKGIHHTLIISPPRCGKTTILRDLIRQLSDGSRERPGCTVGVVDERSEIGGCYLGIPQNDIGIRTDVLDGCPKAEGMMMLVRSMSPSIIAVDEIGSYEDIHAIETVINCGCKLLATVHGSSVDDIKRKPLLERLVNEKVFERYIVLQNQKKAGEIRSIFDERGTCLYRRETVL, encoded by the coding sequence ATGAGAAGAGATGAGGTTTTAAAATTATTTTCGGGAGAAATACGCAGTGTGCTGGGAAAAATAGAGCTGAAATTTGAACTTCTGCAGGAAATCAGACTTCGGATTCACGCACCGCTCGCAATCAATTACTGCGATACAGAATATTTTATCGGCAGAGACGGAGCACTTTGCGGGAGTGTGGAACAAGCTTACCGTGTCACATCCCAAGATGTGAAAGAGACGATGGAATATGTGTCAGGCTACTCGCTCTATGCATATGAGGAAGAGATACGTCAGGGATATCTGACGATTCAGGGCGGACATCGTGTGGGCATTGCCGGAAAAACAGTGGTTGATGGAAATAAAGTGAAGAGTATTAAATACATTTCCTTTATCAATATTCGTTTTTCACACCAGATAAAAGGGTGCGCGACGGAAGTCCTGCCGTATGTCTCCGATAAAAAAGGTATTCATCATACATTGATCATATCACCGCCGCGCTGCGGAAAGACGACTATACTGAGAGATCTGATCCGGCAGCTGTCAGACGGCAGCAGGGAACGGCCGGGGTGTACCGTCGGTGTTGTGGACGAGCGGTCAGAGATCGGCGGCTGTTATCTCGGGATTCCCCAGAATGACATCGGGATCCGCACGGATGTTCTGGACGGCTGTCCCAAAGCGGAGGGGATGATGATGCTTGTGCGTTCCATGTCACCGTCTATCATTGCTGTGGATGAGATTGGAAGCTATGAGGACATCCATGCCATCGAGACGGTCATCAACTGTGGATGTAAGCTCCTTGCGACAGTACATGGCAGTTCTGTGGATGACATCAAGCGGAAACCGCTACTGGAACGGCTTGTAAATGAGAAAGTGTTTGAGAGATACATAGTTCTCCAGAATCAGAAAAAAGCGGGGGAGATACGGTCGATATTTGATGAGAGGGGAACATGTCTTTACCGGAGGGAAACAGTCCTATGA
- a CDS encoding 4'-phosphopantetheinyl transferase family protein — protein MCNEVTAIYAVKIPESQKRSGRKQEHTAGLRLLKYGLRDMFGIGPGEVLTERGPSGKPYLVNCPGVHFNISHSGGYAVCAVGSVPMGVDIEFRRELDYRRLAEKALTAEEKKDMENSSDPGRYFFDRWVEKESYLKWKGTGITENLKKIDRKDGFSCHFELADGFSCAIWSEKPMKLKICRIDDRELFEDDRMQ, from the coding sequence GTGTGTAACGAAGTGACCGCCATATATGCGGTAAAGATCCCGGAGAGCCAAAAGCGCAGCGGCAGGAAACAGGAACACACAGCCGGTCTGAGGCTGCTGAAATACGGGCTCAGGGATATGTTCGGGATTGGACCGGGGGAGGTTCTTACAGAGCGGGGCCCATCAGGCAAGCCTTATCTCGTGAATTGTCCCGGAGTACATTTTAACATCAGCCATTCCGGGGGTTATGCCGTGTGTGCGGTCGGGTCTGTGCCGATGGGCGTGGACATTGAGTTTCGCAGGGAGCTTGATTACCGGCGGCTGGCGGAAAAAGCGCTGACGGCGGAAGAGAAAAAGGATATGGAAAACAGTAGTGATCCCGGGAGGTACTTCTTTGACCGGTGGGTGGAGAAGGAGAGTTACCTCAAGTGGAAAGGCACGGGTATCACAGAGAATCTGAAAAAGATTGACCGTAAGGACGGCTTTAGCTGCCATTTTGAACTGGCGGATGGCTTCAGCTGTGCCATCTGGTCTGAAAAGCCGATGAAACTGAAGATATGCAGGATAGATGATCGGGAATTATTTGAAGATGACAGGATGCAGTGA